In a genomic window of Mageeibacillus indolicus UPII9-5:
- a CDS encoding DNA methyltransferase, which translates to MKLDPPYNTGSASEHYDDNLEHSTWLSLMKLRLELQRNLLSDDGSIWISSDDDEGHYLRVLCDEVFSRNNFINTV; encoded by the coding sequence ATGAAACTAGATCCACCTTATAACACAGGCAGTGCCTCTGAGCACTACGACGACAATTTAGAGCATTCTACCTGGCTATCGCTCATGAAGCTACGCCTTGAGTTGCAAAGAAATTTGCTCTCTGATGATGGAAGCATTTGGATTAGTAGTGATGATGACGAAGGGCATTATTTAAGAGTGCTGTGTGATGAGGTTTTTAGTAGGAATAATTTTATCAATACCGTTTAA
- the nhaC gene encoding Na+/H+ antiporter NhaC: protein MINLKEFSQPKLREAISILLLVFIILGIPIISVTGLPPHLPILSAIVYLLLYGCAKHVKFSEMQKGMVQSVSSGMGAIYLFFFIGILISALMAAGTIPTLMYYGLSIISVKTFYLSTFIITAIVGISIGSSLTTVATLGVAMLGIAEAFNLDPAITAGAVISGAFFGDKMSPLSDTTGIAASIVGIDLFDHIKNMMYTTVPAFLISSVFFTLLSPWQASASPAALEYFKTGIKQTGLVSPLSLILLLMLIVFSLLKVPAIISIIFVSVSGAIISLFQTDINFVKLADIFFNGYKAEKISGALAGLLNRGGISSMFFTITIVILALSLGGLLFTLGIIPRILHHLYDILNSSFRTKLAVALTAAGVNLIIGEQYLSILLAGKTFKPIYDRLNLPSKDLSRTLEDSGTVVNPLVPWSVCGVFITKTLGIGTLTYAPFAIFCYISLVLTLIIKPKVTKSNHKQ, encoded by the coding sequence ATGATTAATCTGAAGGAGTTTTCTCAGCCGAAATTGCGTGAAGCAATATCAATACTATTGTTGGTATTTATAATTTTAGGAATACCGATAATATCCGTAACTGGACTACCGCCTCATTTACCTATTTTATCGGCTATAGTTTATCTTTTGTTGTACGGCTGCGCAAAACACGTAAAATTCAGTGAAATGCAAAAAGGTATGGTGCAGTCGGTAAGCTCAGGGATGGGAGCTATATATTTATTTTTCTTTATAGGCATTTTGATCAGTGCCTTGATGGCGGCAGGAACTATCCCGACCCTGATGTATTACGGCCTAAGCATTATTTCAGTTAAAACATTTTATCTGTCAACCTTCATAATAACTGCTATAGTAGGAATATCAATCGGCAGCAGCTTGACCACAGTCGCCACTTTAGGTGTCGCTATGCTCGGGATAGCGGAAGCATTTAATTTAGATCCAGCAATCACTGCTGGAGCAGTTATTTCCGGTGCTTTTTTTGGCGACAAAATGTCTCCCCTTTCGGATACTACCGGAATTGCAGCCAGCATAGTGGGAATAGACTTATTCGATCACATAAAAAACATGATGTACACTACTGTACCGGCCTTCTTGATTTCCTCGGTATTTTTCACCCTGCTTTCCCCTTGGCAAGCATCGGCATCCCCGGCCGCTTTAGAGTACTTTAAAACTGGTATAAAACAAACTGGACTTGTCAGCCCGCTATCGTTAATTTTGTTGCTTATGCTAATTGTCTTTTCTTTGCTTAAAGTTCCGGCGATTATTTCAATAATTTTTGTCAGTGTATCAGGGGCAATTATTTCCCTGTTTCAGACTGATATCAATTTTGTCAAGCTTGCCGATATATTTTTCAACGGATATAAAGCTGAAAAAATTTCCGGGGCTTTAGCTGGCCTGCTTAATCGAGGCGGAATTTCATCGATGTTTTTTACGATTACAATCGTCATATTGGCACTTAGTTTAGGCGGCCTACTGTTCACCTTAGGAATAATTCCGCGAATTTTACACCATTTATACGACATCCTCAATTCCTCGTTCAGAACCAAATTAGCCGTAGCCCTTACAGCCGCCGGGGTCAATCTCATAATTGGAGAGCAATATCTGAGTATCTTGCTAGCCGGGAAAACATTTAAACCGATATACGACCGCCTTAATCTGCCGAGCAAAGATCTTTCACGTACATTGGAAGATTCCGGTACAGTTGTAAATCCTCTAGTACCTTGGAGTGTATGTGGTGTATTTATAACTAAGACTTTGGGGATTGGCACTCTGACCTATGCACCGTTTGCTATATTTTGCTATATTTCGCTTGTCTTAACGTTAATAATTAAGCCAAAAGTAACGAAAAGCAATCACAAGCAATAA
- the rpsB gene encoding 30S ribosomal protein S2: MAVISMKQLLEAGVHFGHQTRRWNPKMAEYIYTERNGIYIIDLQKTVRKAEEAYNFMREVAANGGKVLFVGTKKQAQDSIKEEAERCGMFYINNRWLGGTLTNYTTIRKRIGRLFELHKMEEDGTFDLLPKKEVAKLKLEMEKLDKNLGGIKEMNGIPDCLFVVDPKKEHIAVMEARRLGVPVVGIVDTNCDPEEVDYVIPGNDDAIRAVKLIAGKMADAVIEGKQGEDVVAETEQADSEQTPEASDEDAKPSIEEVVAAEN, from the coding sequence ATGGCCGTAATTTCAATGAAACAACTACTTGAAGCCGGTGTGCATTTTGGACACCAAACCCGTCGCTGGAACCCGAAAATGGCGGAGTATATTTATACTGAACGCAACGGGATCTACATCATCGACTTGCAGAAGACGGTGCGCAAAGCTGAAGAAGCATATAACTTTATGCGCGAAGTTGCTGCTAACGGTGGGAAGGTACTTTTTGTCGGTACAAAGAAACAAGCCCAGGATTCTATTAAAGAAGAGGCTGAACGCTGCGGTATGTTCTACATCAACAACCGTTGGCTCGGTGGTACTCTGACTAACTACACCACCATCCGTAAACGTATCGGCAGACTGTTCGAATTGCACAAGATGGAAGAGGACGGTACCTTTGATCTTTTGCCCAAAAAGGAAGTAGCCAAGCTAAAATTGGAAATGGAAAAATTGGACAAGAATCTTGGCGGAATTAAAGAAATGAATGGTATTCCGGATTGCCTATTCGTTGTCGATCCGAAGAAAGAACATATTGCGGTCATGGAAGCACGTCGCTTGGGTGTACCGGTTGTGGGAATTGTCGATACTAACTGTGATCCTGAAGAAGTCGATTATGTAATTCCTGGCAACGATGATGCAATCAGAGCAGTTAAACTGATTGCTGGCAAGATGGCTGATGCTGTTATTGAGGGTAAGCAAGGTGAAGATGTAGTGGCGGAAACGGAACAGGCTGATTCTGAGCAAACACCGGAAGCGTCTGATGAGGACGCAAAGCCTTCGATCGAAGAAGTAGTCGCCGCTGAAAATTAA
- the tsf gene encoding translation elongation factor Ts has product MPVTTAMIKELREKTGSGMMDCKKALTETDGNIEKAIDWLREKGIASAAKKSGRVATEGLIQSYIHAGGRVGVLIEVNIETDFAAKNPDFQAFVRDCAMQVAAMNPKWVSAADVPQEELDRERDVCRSQALNEGKPEKIVEKIVDGRMKKFYEEYCLLNQPFVKDDSKTIETLLKEMIARIGENISIRRFVRFELGEGLEKKQEDFAAEVMAQLK; this is encoded by the coding sequence ATGCCAGTAACAACTGCAATGATAAAAGAACTGCGAGAAAAAACCGGTTCAGGTATGATGGATTGCAAGAAGGCTCTTACCGAAACCGATGGTAACATTGAGAAAGCAATCGACTGGTTGCGTGAAAAGGGTATTGCTTCAGCTGCTAAAAAATCAGGCCGTGTCGCTACCGAAGGACTAATTCAGTCTTATATTCATGCCGGTGGCCGAGTAGGCGTTTTGATTGAAGTTAATATCGAAACTGATTTTGCAGCAAAAAACCCTGATTTCCAAGCTTTTGTACGTGACTGCGCAATGCAGGTGGCTGCGATGAATCCAAAATGGGTATCAGCTGCCGATGTCCCACAGGAAGAGTTGGATCGTGAGCGCGATGTTTGCCGTTCCCAAGCACTGAACGAAGGAAAGCCGGAAAAGATTGTTGAAAAAATTGTCGACGGTAGGATGAAGAAGTTCTATGAAGAGTATTGCTTATTGAACCAACCGTTTGTCAAAGATGACAGCAAAACAATTGAAACTTTACTAAAAGAGATGATTGCCCGTATCGGTGAAAACATTTCCATTCGTCGCTTTGTCCGTTTTGAACTCGGTGAAGGATTGGAAAAGAAGCAGGAAGATTTTGCCGCTGAGGTTATGGCTCAACTCAAGTAA